One genomic window of Branchiostoma lanceolatum isolate klBraLanc5 chromosome 5, klBraLanc5.hap2, whole genome shotgun sequence includes the following:
- the LOC136435540 gene encoding 5-aminolevulinate synthase, non-specific, mitochondrial-like isoform X3 — protein MYYRGLILRTCTMAGMTALRCPFLTRLPVSFVRRAGASLVPYAEKCPIMGDVMARHISSASSGGTESDGSPSKCPFLAGTKCIREVNPATTEDIHTKEQEKCPFSGEVMRQMAESASSLPAAVPTATDVPPPATNKKVSTKKAAVPRGPLKGDGTFNYDKFLQGEVDRKKKDHTYRVFKRVNRRAPFPFAENYSEGCQPGEDVSVWCSNDYLGMRRHPKVVETIVDTVNRRGAGAGGTRNISGTSMYHVDLENELADLHQKEAALLFTSCYVANDSTLFTLARALPGCEIYSDAGNHASMIQGIKNSGQPKFIFKHNDPIHLEELLKKSDPATPKIVAFETVHSMDGAVCPLNELCDVAHKYGAITFIDEVHAVGLYGTRGGGIGDRDGLLPKMDIISGTLGKAFGLIGGYIAGSSILVDMIRSYAAGFIFTTALPPMVLAGALASVRILKSDEGVQLRRGHQRAVKLMRTLLMDAGLPVVHCPSHIIPIRVGNAEKNTDVCNDMMTKHKIYVQAINYPTVPRGEEMLRIAPSPHHTPEMMKYFVDALAKEWKEHGLTFEKHSDVECHFCKMPIHFEVMSAREKEYFADFAQSNNRVTAQA, from the exons ATGTACTA CCGAGGACTCATCCTGCGGACCTGCACCATGGCCGGAATGACAGCGCTCCGGTGTCCCTTCCTGACGCGGCTCCCCGTCAGTTTCGTGCGGCGGGCGGGAGCGTCCCTGGTTCCGTACGCCGAGAAGTGCCCGATCATGGGAGACGTGATGGCTCGCCATATTTCATCCGCCAGTTCCGGAG GCACTGAGAGCGACGGAAGTCCCAGCAAGTGTCCCTTCCTGGCAGGCACCAAGTGCATCAGGGAGGTCAACCCTGCCACCACCGAGGACATCCACACCAAGGAGCAAG AGAAATGCCCTTTCTCCGGCGAGGTCATGCGCCAAATGGCAGAGTCTGCTTCCTCGCTGCCTGCGGCGGTTCCCACGGCAACGGACGTGCCGCCACCTGCGACCAACAAGAAGGTGTCAACCAAGAAAGCCGCCGTGCCCCGGGGCCCTCTCAAAG GCGACGGAACGTTTAACTACGACAAGTTCCTCCAGGGGGAAGTTGACAGGAAGAAGAAGGACCACACCTACCGCGTGTTCAAGCGCGTGAACCGCCGCGCTCCGTTCCCGTTCGCCGAGAACTACAGCGAGGGGTGTCAGCCCGGGGAGGACGTGTCTGTCTGGTGCAGTAACGACTACCTGGGCATGAGAAGGCACCCTAAAGTGGTGGAGACCATTGT CGACACGGTGAACCGGCGCGGTGCGGGCGCCGGCGGGACCAGGAACATCTCGGGCACCAGCATGTACCACGTGGACCTGGAAAACGAGCTAGCGGACCTGCACCAGAAGGAGGCTGCGCTACTGTTCACGTCGTGCTACGTCGCTAATGACTCCACTCTCTTCACCCTGGCCAGGGCTTTACCTG GATGTGAGATCTACTCAGACGCTGGGAACCACGCCTCCATGATCCAAGGCATAAAGAACAGCGGCCAGCCCAAGTTCATCTTCAAGCACAACGACCCCATCCACCTGGAGGAGCTGCTGAAAAAGTCGGACCCAGCCACGCCCAAGATCGTTGCCTTCGAAACTGTACATTCCATGGATG GAGCCGTGTGCCCTCTGAACGAGCTGTGCGATGTGGCACACAAGTACGGCGCCATCACGTTCATCGACGAAGTCCACGCCGTGGGGTTGTACGGTACCCGTGGGGGCGGTATAGGGGATCGCGACGGCCTCCTTCCCAAGATGGACATCATTTCTGGGACCCTTG GCAAGGCGTTTGGTCTTATAGGAGGGTACATAGCGGGATCGTCCATCTTGGTCGACATGATACGAAGCTACGCCGCCGGCTTCATCTTCACCACGGCCCTACCCCCCATGGTGCTGGCTGGAGCGCTGGCTTCCGTCAGG ATTCTGAAGAGCGATGAAGGTGTGCAGCTGCGCCGCGGACACCAGCGCGCCGTGAAGCTGATGCGGACCTTGCTGATGGACGCAGGACTCCCCGTGGTCCACTGCCCCTCCCACATCATTCCCATCAGG GTTGGCAACGCAGAGAAGAACACGGATGTGTGCAATGACATGATGACCAAGCATAAGATCTACGTGCAAGCGATCAACTACCCCACGGTGCCGCGTGGCGAGGAGATGCTCCGCATCGCCCCGTCGCCCCACCACACCCCCGAGATGATGAAGTACTTCGTGGATGCCTTGGCCAAG GAATGGAAGGAGCACGGCCTGACCTTCGAGAAGCACTCTGACGTGGAGTGTCACTTCTGCAAGATGCCCATCCACTTCGAGGTCATGTCCGCTCGCGAGAAGGAGTACTTCGCCGACTTCGCTCAGAGCAACAACCGCGTGACGGCCCAGGCCTAG
- the LOC136435540 gene encoding 5-aminolevulinate synthase, non-specific, mitochondrial-like isoform X1: MYYRGLILRTCTMAGMTALRCPFLTRLPVSFVRRAGASLVPYAEKCPIMGDVMARHISSASSGGTESDGSPSKCPFLAGTKCIREVNPATTEDIHTKEQDGPNSDATLKMADLSVANQPQGDTIPEKCPFSGEVMRQMAESASSLPAAVPTATDVPPPATNKKVSTKKAAVPRGPLKGDGTFNYDKFLQGEVDRKKKDHTYRVFKRVNRRAPFPFAENYSEGCQPGEDVSVWCSNDYLGMRRHPKVVETIVDTVNRRGAGAGGTRNISGTSMYHVDLENELADLHQKEAALLFTSCYVANDSTLFTLARALPGCEIYSDAGNHASMIQGIKNSGQPKFIFKHNDPIHLEELLKKSDPATPKIVAFETVHSMDGAVCPLNELCDVAHKYGAITFIDEVHAVGLYGTRGGGIGDRDGLLPKMDIISGTLGKAFGLIGGYIAGSSILVDMIRSYAAGFIFTTALPPMVLAGALASVRILKSDEGVQLRRGHQRAVKLMRTLLMDAGLPVVHCPSHIIPIRVGNAEKNTDVCNDMMTKHKIYVQAINYPTVPRGEEMLRIAPSPHHTPEMMKYFVDALAKEWKEHGLTFEKHSDVECHFCKMPIHFEVMSAREKEYFADFAQSNNRVTAQA, encoded by the exons ATGTACTA CCGAGGACTCATCCTGCGGACCTGCACCATGGCCGGAATGACAGCGCTCCGGTGTCCCTTCCTGACGCGGCTCCCCGTCAGTTTCGTGCGGCGGGCGGGAGCGTCCCTGGTTCCGTACGCCGAGAAGTGCCCGATCATGGGAGACGTGATGGCTCGCCATATTTCATCCGCCAGTTCCGGAG GCACTGAGAGCGACGGAAGTCCCAGCAAGTGTCCCTTCCTGGCAGGCACCAAGTGCATCAGGGAGGTCAACCCTGCCACCACCGAGGACATCCACACCAAGGAGCAAG ATGGCCCCAATTCTGACGCGACCCTGAAGATGGCTGACCTGTCCGTAGCCAATCAGCCGCAAGGGGACACCATCCCTG AGAAATGCCCTTTCTCCGGCGAGGTCATGCGCCAAATGGCAGAGTCTGCTTCCTCGCTGCCTGCGGCGGTTCCCACGGCAACGGACGTGCCGCCACCTGCGACCAACAAGAAGGTGTCAACCAAGAAAGCCGCCGTGCCCCGGGGCCCTCTCAAAG GCGACGGAACGTTTAACTACGACAAGTTCCTCCAGGGGGAAGTTGACAGGAAGAAGAAGGACCACACCTACCGCGTGTTCAAGCGCGTGAACCGCCGCGCTCCGTTCCCGTTCGCCGAGAACTACAGCGAGGGGTGTCAGCCCGGGGAGGACGTGTCTGTCTGGTGCAGTAACGACTACCTGGGCATGAGAAGGCACCCTAAAGTGGTGGAGACCATTGT CGACACGGTGAACCGGCGCGGTGCGGGCGCCGGCGGGACCAGGAACATCTCGGGCACCAGCATGTACCACGTGGACCTGGAAAACGAGCTAGCGGACCTGCACCAGAAGGAGGCTGCGCTACTGTTCACGTCGTGCTACGTCGCTAATGACTCCACTCTCTTCACCCTGGCCAGGGCTTTACCTG GATGTGAGATCTACTCAGACGCTGGGAACCACGCCTCCATGATCCAAGGCATAAAGAACAGCGGCCAGCCCAAGTTCATCTTCAAGCACAACGACCCCATCCACCTGGAGGAGCTGCTGAAAAAGTCGGACCCAGCCACGCCCAAGATCGTTGCCTTCGAAACTGTACATTCCATGGATG GAGCCGTGTGCCCTCTGAACGAGCTGTGCGATGTGGCACACAAGTACGGCGCCATCACGTTCATCGACGAAGTCCACGCCGTGGGGTTGTACGGTACCCGTGGGGGCGGTATAGGGGATCGCGACGGCCTCCTTCCCAAGATGGACATCATTTCTGGGACCCTTG GCAAGGCGTTTGGTCTTATAGGAGGGTACATAGCGGGATCGTCCATCTTGGTCGACATGATACGAAGCTACGCCGCCGGCTTCATCTTCACCACGGCCCTACCCCCCATGGTGCTGGCTGGAGCGCTGGCTTCCGTCAGG ATTCTGAAGAGCGATGAAGGTGTGCAGCTGCGCCGCGGACACCAGCGCGCCGTGAAGCTGATGCGGACCTTGCTGATGGACGCAGGACTCCCCGTGGTCCACTGCCCCTCCCACATCATTCCCATCAGG GTTGGCAACGCAGAGAAGAACACGGATGTGTGCAATGACATGATGACCAAGCATAAGATCTACGTGCAAGCGATCAACTACCCCACGGTGCCGCGTGGCGAGGAGATGCTCCGCATCGCCCCGTCGCCCCACCACACCCCCGAGATGATGAAGTACTTCGTGGATGCCTTGGCCAAG GAATGGAAGGAGCACGGCCTGACCTTCGAGAAGCACTCTGACGTGGAGTGTCACTTCTGCAAGATGCCCATCCACTTCGAGGTCATGTCCGCTCGCGAGAAGGAGTACTTCGCCGACTTCGCTCAGAGCAACAACCGCGTGACGGCCCAGGCCTAG
- the LOC136435540 gene encoding 5-aminolevulinate synthase, non-specific, mitochondrial-like isoform X2 encodes MAGMTALRCPFLTRLPVSFVRRAGASLVPYAEKCPIMGDVMARHISSASSGGTESDGSPSKCPFLAGTKCIREVNPATTEDIHTKEQDGPNSDATLKMADLSVANQPQGDTIPEKCPFSGEVMRQMAESASSLPAAVPTATDVPPPATNKKVSTKKAAVPRGPLKGDGTFNYDKFLQGEVDRKKKDHTYRVFKRVNRRAPFPFAENYSEGCQPGEDVSVWCSNDYLGMRRHPKVVETIVDTVNRRGAGAGGTRNISGTSMYHVDLENELADLHQKEAALLFTSCYVANDSTLFTLARALPGCEIYSDAGNHASMIQGIKNSGQPKFIFKHNDPIHLEELLKKSDPATPKIVAFETVHSMDGAVCPLNELCDVAHKYGAITFIDEVHAVGLYGTRGGGIGDRDGLLPKMDIISGTLGKAFGLIGGYIAGSSILVDMIRSYAAGFIFTTALPPMVLAGALASVRILKSDEGVQLRRGHQRAVKLMRTLLMDAGLPVVHCPSHIIPIRVGNAEKNTDVCNDMMTKHKIYVQAINYPTVPRGEEMLRIAPSPHHTPEMMKYFVDALAKEWKEHGLTFEKHSDVECHFCKMPIHFEVMSAREKEYFADFAQSNNRVTAQA; translated from the exons ATGGCCGGAATGACAGCGCTCCGGTGTCCCTTCCTGACGCGGCTCCCCGTCAGTTTCGTGCGGCGGGCGGGAGCGTCCCTGGTTCCGTACGCCGAGAAGTGCCCGATCATGGGAGACGTGATGGCTCGCCATATTTCATCCGCCAGTTCCGGAG GCACTGAGAGCGACGGAAGTCCCAGCAAGTGTCCCTTCCTGGCAGGCACCAAGTGCATCAGGGAGGTCAACCCTGCCACCACCGAGGACATCCACACCAAGGAGCAAG ATGGCCCCAATTCTGACGCGACCCTGAAGATGGCTGACCTGTCCGTAGCCAATCAGCCGCAAGGGGACACCATCCCTG AGAAATGCCCTTTCTCCGGCGAGGTCATGCGCCAAATGGCAGAGTCTGCTTCCTCGCTGCCTGCGGCGGTTCCCACGGCAACGGACGTGCCGCCACCTGCGACCAACAAGAAGGTGTCAACCAAGAAAGCCGCCGTGCCCCGGGGCCCTCTCAAAG GCGACGGAACGTTTAACTACGACAAGTTCCTCCAGGGGGAAGTTGACAGGAAGAAGAAGGACCACACCTACCGCGTGTTCAAGCGCGTGAACCGCCGCGCTCCGTTCCCGTTCGCCGAGAACTACAGCGAGGGGTGTCAGCCCGGGGAGGACGTGTCTGTCTGGTGCAGTAACGACTACCTGGGCATGAGAAGGCACCCTAAAGTGGTGGAGACCATTGT CGACACGGTGAACCGGCGCGGTGCGGGCGCCGGCGGGACCAGGAACATCTCGGGCACCAGCATGTACCACGTGGACCTGGAAAACGAGCTAGCGGACCTGCACCAGAAGGAGGCTGCGCTACTGTTCACGTCGTGCTACGTCGCTAATGACTCCACTCTCTTCACCCTGGCCAGGGCTTTACCTG GATGTGAGATCTACTCAGACGCTGGGAACCACGCCTCCATGATCCAAGGCATAAAGAACAGCGGCCAGCCCAAGTTCATCTTCAAGCACAACGACCCCATCCACCTGGAGGAGCTGCTGAAAAAGTCGGACCCAGCCACGCCCAAGATCGTTGCCTTCGAAACTGTACATTCCATGGATG GAGCCGTGTGCCCTCTGAACGAGCTGTGCGATGTGGCACACAAGTACGGCGCCATCACGTTCATCGACGAAGTCCACGCCGTGGGGTTGTACGGTACCCGTGGGGGCGGTATAGGGGATCGCGACGGCCTCCTTCCCAAGATGGACATCATTTCTGGGACCCTTG GCAAGGCGTTTGGTCTTATAGGAGGGTACATAGCGGGATCGTCCATCTTGGTCGACATGATACGAAGCTACGCCGCCGGCTTCATCTTCACCACGGCCCTACCCCCCATGGTGCTGGCTGGAGCGCTGGCTTCCGTCAGG ATTCTGAAGAGCGATGAAGGTGTGCAGCTGCGCCGCGGACACCAGCGCGCCGTGAAGCTGATGCGGACCTTGCTGATGGACGCAGGACTCCCCGTGGTCCACTGCCCCTCCCACATCATTCCCATCAGG GTTGGCAACGCAGAGAAGAACACGGATGTGTGCAATGACATGATGACCAAGCATAAGATCTACGTGCAAGCGATCAACTACCCCACGGTGCCGCGTGGCGAGGAGATGCTCCGCATCGCCCCGTCGCCCCACCACACCCCCGAGATGATGAAGTACTTCGTGGATGCCTTGGCCAAG GAATGGAAGGAGCACGGCCTGACCTTCGAGAAGCACTCTGACGTGGAGTGTCACTTCTGCAAGATGCCCATCCACTTCGAGGTCATGTCCGCTCGCGAGAAGGAGTACTTCGCCGACTTCGCTCAGAGCAACAACCGCGTGACGGCCCAGGCCTAG